Part of the Vicia villosa cultivar HV-30 ecotype Madison, WI unplaced genomic scaffold, Vvil1.0 ctg.006667F_1_1, whole genome shotgun sequence genome, CGATAGCAAGTATTAtttctttaaaattaaaaatagtagatttgaAAATAAGGATACAAGACCAGCAGGAAACGGGGAATGGAAGAGCATGGAAAAGAACAAGGAAATTTCTCTACCAAACAATATGTTCACTGGGATAAAAAACACACTCGAATTCTGGAAAATGCAAGGAGGGGAACTTGTAAAAACCGAATGGCTAATGAATGAATTCCGCATTACTTCAAGTGCTCACCCGACCGAGGTAAATAACAAAATATTAGTAATAACATGTTCTTTAATAACAAAAATTCATtcaaggtttatttaaaaagCATAGATAACTGACTTTTTGAATACAAATTTAATGTAGGTTTCAGCTTTTGCAGCATATCGCATCACTAAGACTGTTCTACCAAGCGTAGTTGATATTACAATGGAGGATGGATGTATCTCTCCTCCACCCTCTCCATGATCTAATCATTTTTAATGGAACACATTTTTAGAGATTAATAAAAATTGTAATagaattaaattttcaaaatggACCAATTAGGGCAtgttttttaatttatgaatAATGTACCAAATCACTATTCAACATTACTAGAGTataaaatctttttaaatataatgTTATTTGATTAAAACATTATTTATCATGTTTTTAGGAGAGTTTTGAATAACATTATATCTTtaactaaataatatatttttgagatGGAGGGAATGATGATGTACTAGATCATGATTCTTACAAAGGTTCATGCATGCATTCAGGGAAAGAATTTTGAGTGCACACATCCTCATATTTTCTTCCATTCAATTTTTTCTCCATTTACTCATTCACATTCTGATATCTTCATTCTTAGAGGTCAAGAAAACAAGTGCATTAAACTAGCAAAAGAGCTCCTTATGAAAAGACCTATATTTTCCCTCCAATCATTTGTTATTTACTAATTTTCCATCTTGTTCAATCGTAACCAATTCCTTAAGATTTATATTTACTAGAAGGATGATCTTGAGTGAGAATGACTATTATGCCCTGAATTCCATCTTTTCCCAAAATGCCCTCGACATTAAAGTTAAATTTCTATGCATGCCATTCGTGATCAAATAGTTGACCAATCATGTCATGTATATGATATAAGTACTTAAGATTACTTAATACCTCATAAATAAAACCGTCATCTTAAAATTTTGGTTTAAAAGGCAATAACCAAACTTAGGTAAAAATCTgtgttattaaattttatattagtatatatctTTCACTtagtaatatatttttgaaatttcatacAGTTAAATATATCGTTTGattatgaaataaatatttaattattaaaacgaAATAATAAGatacaaaaatttatatatatatatatatatacaatataaTAACTAAATAAGATATGATGCATGTACCGTAATCATTTTTAAAATGAACTATAAatattagtaaataaataatataaaggaagaaataaaatattttagcaTCTAAATTTTTTTACATTGTATTAGTTATAATTCTACCTTTTTAGATAGTATCTTACCATTTTATGTTTCTACATTCTTACTCCCTTGGTTCTTTATCACATTTAACTCATTGAAGACAATGTATGTATTCTACCTATAAGTTAAAGGCGTTAGAAGTTTCTTTCCACAACTTCATAGAAAGAGTACTTTCTCAAATAAAATTAGTAAATGTATTTGGGTGACAAGACGCATGGCTGCAAAGAGACATCTTAGCTATGAGTTGGAAGATGGTTCTCGGAGGATGTTTGATCCAAGCGATGAAGATCTTATATACATTTACCTCAGAAAGAAGATTCATAAGCCCCTATTTCTACTCAATACTATTATTCAATTAGATGTGTTTCAAACAGAACCTTGGAGGCTACCAAGAGGTAAGTCgtgaatttaaaatatttgaatctcaTTCATAAGTTGCATTACCCGTTTAAATTTTAAGTGTTATTTTCACCCCACCCTTAATACATTTCAGGTATTATGACATCTATTAGCGATAGCAAGTATTAtttctttaaaattaaaaatagtagatttgaAAATAAGGATACAAGACCAGCAGGAAACGGGGAATGGAAGAGCATGGAAAAGAACAAGGAAATTTCTCTACCAAACAATATGTTCACTGGGATAAAAAACACACTCGAATTCTGGAAAATGCAAGGAGGGGAACTTGTAAAAACCGAATGGCTAATGAATGAATTCCGCATTACTTCAAGTGCTCACCCGACCGAGGTAAATAACAAAATATTAGTAATAACATGTTCTTTAATAACAAAAATTCATtcaaggtttatttaaaaagCATAGATAACTGACTTTTTGAATACAAATTTAATGTAGGTTTCAGCTTTTGCAGCATATCGCATCACTAAGACTGTTCTACCAAGCGTAGTTGATATTACAATGGAGGATGGATGTATCTCTCCTCCACCCTCTCCATGATCTAATCATTTTTAATGGAACACATTTTTAGAGATTAATAAAAATTGTAATagaattaaattttcaaaatggACCAATTAGGGCAtgttttttaatttatgaatAATGTACCAAATCACTATTCAACATTACTAGAGTataaaatctttttaaatataatgTTATTTGATTAAAACATTATTTATCATGTTTTTAGGAGAGTTTTGAATAACATTATATCTTtaactaaataatatatttttgagatGGAGGGAATGATGATGTACTAGATCATGATTCTTACAAAGGTTCATGCATGCATTCAGGGAAAGAATTTTGAGTGCACACATCCTCATATTTTCTTCCATTCAATTTTTTCTCCATTTACTCATTCACATTCTGATATCTTCATTCTTAGAGGTCAAGAAAACAAGTGCATTAAACTAGCAAAAGAGCTCCTTATGAAAAGACCTATATTTTCCCTCCAATCATTTGTTATTTACTAATTTTCCATCTTGTTCAATCGTAACCAATTCCTTAAGATTTATATTTACTAGAAGGATGATCTTGAGTGAGAATGACTATTATGCCCTGAATTCCATCTTTTCCCAAAATGCCCTCGACATTAAAGTTAAATTTCTATGCATGCCATTCGTGATCAAATAGTTGACCAATCATGTCATGTATATGATATAAGTACTTAAGATTACTTAATACCTCATAAATAAAACCGTCATCTTAAAATTTTGGTTTAAAAGGCAATAACCAAACTTAGGTAAAAATCTgtgttattaaattttatattagtatatatctTTCACTtagtaatatatttttgaaatttcatacAGTTAAATATATCGTTTGattatgaaataaatatttaattattaaaacgaAATAATAAGatacaaaaatattatatatatatatatatacaatataaTAACTAAATAAGATATGATGCATGTACCGTAATCATTTTTAAAATGAACTATAAatattagtaaataaataatataaaggaagaaataaaatattttagcaTCTAAATTTTTTTACATTGTATTAGTTATAATTCTACCTTTTTAGATAGTATCTTACCATTTTATGTTTCTACATTCTTACTCCCTTGGTTCTTTATCACATTTAACTCATTGAAGACAATGTATGTATTCTACCTATAAGTTAAAGGCGTTAGAAGTTTCTTTCCACAACTTCATAGAAAGAGTACTTTCTCAAATAAAATTAGTAAATGTATTTGGGTGACAAGACGCATGGCTGCAAAGAGACATCTTAGCTATGAGTTGGAAGATGGTTCTCGGAGGATGTTTGATCCAAGCGATGAAGATCTTATATACATTTACCTCAGAAAGAAGATTCATAAGCCCCTATTTCTACTCAATACTATTATTCAATTAGATGTGTTTCAAACAGAACCTTGGAGGCTACCAAGAGGTAAGTCgtgaatttaaaatatttgaatctcaTTCATAAGTTGCATTACCCGTTTAAATTTTAAGTGTTATTTTCACCCCACCCTTAATACATTTCAGGTATTATGACATCTATTAGCGATAGCAAGTATTAtttctttaaaattaaaaatagtagatttgaAAATAAGGATACAAGACCAGCAGGAAACGGGGAATGGAAGAGCATGGAAAAGAACAAGGAAATTTCTCTACCAAACAATATGTTCACTGGGATAAAAAACACACTCGAATTCTGGAAAATGCAAGGAGGGGAACTTGTAAAAACCGAATGGCTAATGAATGAATTCCGCATTACTTCAAGTGCTCACCCGACCGAGGTAAATAACAAAATATTAGTAATAACATGTTCTTTAATAACAAAAATTCATtcaaggtttatttaaaaagCATAGATAACTGACTTTTTGAATACAAATTTAATGTAGGTTTCAGCTTTTGCAGCATATCGCATCACTAAGACTGTTCTACCAAGCGTAGTTGATATTACAA contains:
- the LOC131643037 gene encoding transcription factor JUNGBRUNNEN 1-like; its protein translation is MAAKRHLSYELEDGSRRMFDPSDEDLIYIYLRKKIHKPLFLLNTIIQLDVFQTEPWRLPRGIMTSISDSKYYFFKIKNSRFENKDTRPAGNGEWKSMEKNKEISLPNNMFTGIKNTLEFWKMQGGELVKTEWLMNEFRITSSAHPTEVSAFAAYRITKTVLPSVVDITMEDGCISPPPSP
- the LOC131643038 gene encoding transcription factor JUNGBRUNNEN 1-like; amino-acid sequence: MAAKRHLSYELEDGSRRMFDPSDEDLIYIYLRKKIHKPLFLLNTIIQLDVFQTEPWRLPRGIMTSISDSKYYFFKIKNSRFENKDTRPAGNGEWKSMEKNKEISLPNNMFTGIKNTLEFWKMQGGELVKTEWLMNEFRITSSAHPTEVSAFAAYRITKTVLPSVVDITMEDGCISPPPSP
- the LOC131643040 gene encoding transcription factor JUNGBRUNNEN 1-like, whose translation is MAAKRHLSYELEDGSRRMFDPSDEDLIYIYLRKKIHKPLFLLNTIIQLDVFQTEPWRLPRGIMTSISDSKYYFFKIKNSRFENKDTRPAGNGEWKSMEKNKEISLPNNMFTGIKNTLEFWKMQGGELVKTEWLMNEFRITSSAHPTEVSAFAAYRITKTVLPSVVDITMEDGCISPPPSP